The proteins below are encoded in one region of Ornithinimicrobium avium:
- a CDS encoding ABC transporter ATP-binding protein — translation MVLAFVLSTCRKVMDVMPELLIGAAIDVVVRGSDSFVATLLGIADRRDQILALAVINAVVWVLESTFDYLAALTWRNLAQQVEHDLRLEAYGHVQGLDMAWHESRATGTTLAVVNDDVNQLERFLDTGVDKLWQLALNVVLVGAVFALSSWTLTLLAFAPIPVIIVGSLWFQRRLEPRYAVVRAAVARISGLVSANLGGMSTIKSFTAEERELERVREASEAYRLANAEAIRASAAFVPLIRMAILVGFTMTLLLGGWMALDGRLELGLYSVLVFMTQRLLWPLTQVGEVLDLYQRAMASVRRILALLDERPVTLPGQRSPASVSGRLELRDVSAGYADGPDVLHDVSMVVPAGEVHAVVGPTGAGKSTLLRLLLRFTDPRSGQVCLDGLDLRELTWEGLRGRIGYVSQDVFLFEGTVADNIAYGRPGACLEEVVRAAVQAEAAGFIEAMPHGYDTHVGERGVTLSGGQRQRLALARAILRDPAVLILDEATSAVDNETEAAIQRSLAEVSQGRTTVMVAHRLSTVRHADRIWVLADGRVVEAGTHDELVSRPGPYAELWAVQTGTQIGTMADAEVG, via the coding sequence GTGGTACTGGCGTTCGTGCTGTCCACGTGCCGCAAGGTCATGGACGTCATGCCCGAGCTGCTCATCGGTGCGGCGATCGACGTGGTCGTGCGTGGCTCGGACTCCTTCGTCGCCACGCTCCTGGGCATCGCCGACCGGCGCGACCAGATCCTCGCGCTGGCGGTGATCAACGCGGTCGTCTGGGTGCTGGAGTCGACCTTCGACTACCTCGCGGCGCTCACCTGGCGCAACCTCGCGCAGCAGGTCGAGCACGACCTGCGGCTGGAGGCCTACGGGCACGTCCAGGGTCTCGACATGGCCTGGCACGAGTCACGGGCCACCGGGACCACGCTCGCGGTGGTCAACGACGACGTCAACCAGCTCGAGCGCTTCCTGGACACCGGGGTGGACAAGCTCTGGCAGCTGGCGCTCAACGTCGTGCTGGTCGGCGCGGTGTTCGCGCTGAGCAGCTGGACGCTGACGCTGCTGGCGTTCGCGCCGATCCCGGTGATCATCGTGGGCTCGCTGTGGTTCCAGCGTCGCCTCGAGCCGAGGTATGCCGTGGTCCGCGCCGCCGTCGCCCGCATCAGCGGGCTGGTCTCGGCCAACCTCGGCGGCATGTCGACGATCAAGTCGTTCACCGCCGAGGAGCGCGAGCTGGAGCGGGTGCGGGAGGCCTCGGAGGCCTACCGGCTGGCCAACGCCGAGGCGATCCGGGCCTCGGCGGCGTTCGTCCCGCTGATCCGGATGGCGATCCTCGTCGGCTTCACGATGACGCTGCTCCTGGGCGGGTGGATGGCGCTGGACGGGCGGCTGGAGCTCGGCCTCTACTCGGTGCTGGTCTTCATGACGCAGCGGCTGCTGTGGCCGCTCACCCAGGTCGGCGAGGTGCTCGACCTCTACCAGCGGGCGATGGCCTCGGTGCGGCGGATCCTGGCGCTGCTGGACGAGCGGCCGGTGACCCTGCCGGGACAGCGCTCGCCGGCGTCGGTGTCCGGCCGGCTCGAGCTGCGCGACGTGAGCGCCGGGTATGCCGACGGGCCGGACGTCCTCCACGACGTGTCCATGGTGGTCCCCGCGGGCGAGGTGCACGCCGTCGTCGGACCGACCGGGGCCGGCAAGTCCACGCTGCTGCGACTGCTGCTGCGCTTCACCGATCCGCGCTCGGGGCAGGTCTGTCTCGACGGGCTCGACCTGCGCGAGCTGACCTGGGAAGGGCTGCGCGGACGGATCGGCTACGTGTCCCAGGACGTGTTCCTCTTCGAGGGCACCGTCGCGGACAACATCGCCTACGGCCGTCCCGGGGCCTGCCTCGAGGAGGTCGTGCGGGCGGCGGTCCAGGCGGAGGCGGCCGGCTTCATCGAGGCGATGCCGCACGGCTACGACACCCACGTCGGGGAGCGCGGCGTGACGCTCTCGGGCGGCCAGCGCCAGCGGCTCGCGCTGGCCCGGGCGATCCTGCGCGACCCGGCGGTGCTGATCCTCGACGAGGCCACCTCTGCGGTGGACAACGAGACGGAGGCCGCGATCCAGCGCTCGCTGGCCGAGGTCAGCCAGGGGCGCACCACGGTCATGGTCGCCCACCGGCTCTCCACGGTGCGTCACGCCGACCGGATCTGGGTGCTGGCCGACGGGCGCGTCGTCGAGGCGGGCACCCACGACGAGCTCGTGTCCCGGCCCGGCCCCTACGCCGAGCTGTGGGCGGTGCAGACCGGCACCCAGATCGGCACGATGGCTGACGCGGAGGTCGGCTGA
- a CDS encoding copper resistance CopC family protein produces the protein MPRPSRLSPSASFPFSLALLLAALLAALLVVPAGSASAHDQLTGTEPTDGATVEQAPGQVVLTFSGEVADVGAQVLVAGPDGETVGEGDPQVSGSEVTQQLRSDLPAGAYEVTWRVTSQDGHPISGTFAFEATETSGATSEAGSSEAGASDAQTSAAASSSAAPTTTGAGAGDDAGITAAPDSSDGAGGLPVWAWVVVILAALGLLGLLARTWTRGRG, from the coding sequence ATGCCCCGTCCGTCCCGGTTGTCCCCGTCAGCGTCCTTCCCCTTCTCCCTGGCCCTGCTCCTCGCGGCGCTGCTGGCGGCGCTGCTCGTGGTCCCCGCCGGGAGCGCGTCGGCGCACGACCAGCTGACCGGCACCGAGCCCACCGACGGCGCCACCGTGGAGCAGGCGCCCGGGCAGGTGGTGCTGACCTTCTCCGGCGAGGTCGCCGACGTGGGCGCCCAGGTGCTCGTCGCCGGCCCGGACGGGGAGACGGTGGGCGAGGGCGACCCGCAGGTGAGCGGCAGCGAGGTGACCCAGCAGCTCCGGTCCGACCTGCCCGCCGGTGCCTACGAGGTGACCTGGCGGGTCACCAGCCAGGACGGCCACCCGATCTCCGGGACGTTCGCCTTCGAGGCGACGGAGACGTCCGGGGCGACCAGCGAGGCGGGGAGCAGCGAGGCGGGGGCCAGCGACGCGCAGACGTCCGCGGCCGCGAGCAGCTCTGCCGCACCGACCACGACCGGCGCCGGCGCCGGCGACGACGCCGGCATCACGGCAGCTCCGGACTCCTCCGACGGGGCCGGCGGGCTGCCCGTGTGGGCCTGGGTCGTCGTGATCCTCGCGGCGCTCGGCCTGCTGGGCCTGCTGGCGCGCACCTGGACCCGCGGACGCGGGTGA
- a CDS encoding amidohydrolase family protein — protein sequence MWIRNVRPWGAELSDLRVEDERIVEVRRSGATDDPGEAGAGAGTRHTDDVDGRGRLLLPSFADVHVHLDSTRLGLPFRPHTGGPGVWTMMLDDRAHWREAEVGIVERVAHTLGLMVARGTTRVRSFAQVDVDAGLERLEAVLSARETHRDRAEVQVIAFPQAGLLREEGSPQVLEDALRAGADVVGGIDPCTLDRDPVRHLDIVFGLAERYGVPVDVHLHEPGDLGRFSADLIIERTLALGMQGNVLISHGYGLWDGTESQTQDLVERFAEADVATATVAPGGRATLPLELMAEHGVRVGLGEDGQRDYWSPYGNADMLDRTWQLAFTHGFRRDELVEHALAVASRGGASVMDRSLPRLSGVGDRPGLAVGDRADLLLVAGDTPTAAVMDRLPDRTVLHRGRVVADQLQLV from the coding sequence ATGTGGATCCGCAACGTGCGCCCGTGGGGCGCTGAGCTCTCCGACCTCCGGGTCGAGGACGAGAGGATCGTCGAGGTGCGCCGTTCAGGGGCGACCGACGACCCCGGTGAGGCAGGCGCCGGAGCGGGCACACGCCATACCGACGACGTGGACGGACGCGGGCGACTGCTGCTCCCGTCCTTCGCCGACGTGCACGTGCACCTCGACTCGACCCGCCTGGGGCTGCCCTTCCGTCCGCACACCGGCGGACCGGGCGTGTGGACGATGATGCTCGACGACCGGGCCCACTGGCGGGAGGCAGAGGTCGGGATCGTCGAGCGCGTCGCGCACACCCTCGGCCTCATGGTGGCCCGGGGGACGACGCGCGTGCGCTCCTTCGCGCAGGTCGACGTCGACGCCGGGCTGGAGCGGCTCGAGGCCGTCCTCTCCGCCCGTGAGACCCACCGGGACCGCGCAGAGGTGCAGGTCATCGCCTTCCCGCAGGCCGGTCTGCTGCGTGAGGAGGGCTCGCCGCAGGTGCTCGAGGACGCGCTGCGCGCCGGCGCCGACGTCGTCGGCGGGATCGACCCGTGCACGCTCGACCGCGACCCCGTGCGCCACCTCGACATCGTGTTCGGCCTCGCGGAGCGGTATGGCGTGCCCGTCGACGTCCACCTGCACGAGCCGGGAGACCTGGGCCGCTTCTCGGCCGACCTGATCATCGAGCGGACCCTCGCGCTGGGGATGCAGGGCAACGTGCTGATCTCGCACGGCTACGGGCTGTGGGACGGGACCGAGAGCCAGACCCAGGACCTCGTCGAGCGGTTCGCCGAGGCCGACGTGGCGACCGCGACCGTCGCGCCGGGCGGGCGGGCGACGCTGCCGCTGGAGCTGATGGCCGAGCACGGCGTGCGCGTCGGGCTGGGCGAGGACGGGCAGCGGGACTACTGGTCGCCCTACGGCAACGCCGACATGCTCGACCGGACCTGGCAGCTGGCGTTCACCCACGGCTTCCGCCGCGACGAGCTCGTGGAGCATGCCCTGGCGGTGGCCTCGCGCGGCGGCGCCTCGGTCATGGACCGGTCGCTGCCCCGGCTGTCCGGGGTCGGCGACCGGCCCGGGCTGGCGGTCGGCGACCGGGCGGACCTGCTGCTCGTCGCCGGCGACACCCCGACGGCCGCGGTCATGGACCGGCTGCCGGACCGAACGGTGCTGCACCGGGGGCGGGTGGTCGCCGACCAGCTCCAGCTGGTCTAG
- a CDS encoding DUF3073 domain-containing protein, whose amino-acid sequence MGRGRAKAKQIKVARKLKYSAPDTDLTALERELRGEHGDHSYDSSPTHDDGGDDEDDPYADYSAYGAEDEDEGSWHSRGHG is encoded by the coding sequence ATGGGGCGCGGCCGGGCCAAGGCAAAGCAGATCAAGGTGGCCAGGAAGCTGAAGTACTCAGCTCCGGACACCGACCTCACCGCCCTGGAGCGAGAGCTCCGCGGCGAACACGGCGACCACAGCTATGACAGCTCGCCGACGCACGACGACGGTGGTGACGACGAAGACGACCCCTACGCCGACTACTCCGCCTACGGCGCGGAGGACGAGGACGAGGGTTCCTGGCACTCGCGCGGCCACGGCTGA
- a CDS encoding TIGR03086 family metal-binding protein — translation MPDTSRPFQVLPAAAARVTDLVRAVPDDRWRRPTPCEGWDVRALVNHLTAEHLWAPRLLAGESLAEVGDDYAGDVLGDDPVAVWHHAVTTSLLAWADVAPEDELREIEVSSGPITLREYADQMLVDLVVHAWDLAAALGLPHLPVAEAVHRATEYERPRTGHGQGIDGLFRPAVPTTSTDPLDRLVAMLGRDPGWGA, via the coding sequence ATGCCCGACACCTCGCGCCCGTTCCAGGTCCTGCCGGCCGCCGCCGCCCGCGTCACCGACCTCGTCCGCGCCGTTCCTGACGACCGGTGGCGCCGACCGACGCCGTGCGAGGGGTGGGACGTGCGCGCCCTGGTCAACCACCTCACCGCCGAGCACCTCTGGGCGCCGCGCCTGCTGGCCGGCGAGTCGCTGGCGGAGGTGGGGGACGACTACGCCGGGGACGTCCTCGGCGACGACCCCGTGGCCGTCTGGCACCACGCCGTGACCACCTCGCTCCTGGCCTGGGCCGACGTCGCGCCCGAGGACGAGCTGCGCGAGATCGAGGTGTCGTCGGGGCCGATCACGCTGCGGGAGTACGCCGACCAGATGCTCGTCGACCTCGTCGTGCACGCCTGGGACCTGGCGGCAGCACTCGGGCTCCCGCACCTGCCGGTGGCGGAGGCGGTGCACCGGGCCACGGAGTACGAACGGCCCCGCACCGGGCACGGCCAGGGCATCGACGGCCTGTTCCGGCCGGCGGTGCCGACCACCTCGACGGACCCGCTGGACCGGCTGGTCGCGATGCTCGGCCGCGACCCCGGGTGGGGTGCGTGA
- a CDS encoding carboxylate--amine ligase, producing the protein MSLPDPSARFASTVPFVPVVLGGELATYTLARAFHAELGVRTTVVTRGVPSAVRGSAIIDNVRCPGMDEDEELLACLRRVADERPDHRVLLLGTVDVWVDRIAGLRDRLDERFVVPYPSGALIDRLSDKEGFAALCAELGVAHPVTRAVPADAPEEAVAQLLEGLRPPFVVKAGDSVAFGALLYQGKQKVAYCADLEELLALRRTMTAAGYAGGLVVQERIPGGDEQMRVLTTYSDREGSVRWGRLGHVLLEDHDPAMIGNPLAVVHGTSGTAVAEAARLMEHVGWTGYANFDIKVDPRDGTEYFFELNPRLGRSHAYLTAAGHPVVTPLVREYVEGRDPFDDVRTGPETDDWLYSIVPVPLLRRYVTDPSTRERLTRIRRSGRVLRPLRYAVDGGRERVLAQLKNDVLYTKNFATHYRRPVTS; encoded by the coding sequence ATGTCCTTGCCCGACCCGTCCGCGCGTTTCGCCTCGACCGTGCCCTTCGTGCCGGTCGTGCTCGGCGGGGAGCTGGCGACCTACACCCTGGCCCGGGCCTTCCACGCCGAGCTGGGCGTGCGCACCACCGTGGTCACCCGCGGCGTCCCGTCCGCCGTGCGGGGGTCGGCGATCATCGACAACGTCCGCTGCCCCGGCATGGACGAGGACGAGGAGCTGCTCGCCTGCCTGCGGCGGGTCGCCGACGAACGCCCCGACCACCGCGTCCTGCTGCTGGGCACCGTCGACGTATGGGTGGACCGCATCGCCGGGCTGCGCGACCGGCTGGACGAGCGCTTCGTCGTGCCCTACCCCTCCGGCGCGCTCATCGACCGCCTCTCCGACAAGGAGGGCTTCGCCGCCCTGTGCGCCGAGCTGGGCGTCGCCCACCCGGTGACCCGCGCGGTGCCGGCCGACGCGCCCGAGGAGGCGGTGGCCCAGCTGCTCGAGGGCCTGCGCCCGCCGTTCGTGGTCAAGGCCGGCGACTCGGTGGCCTTCGGCGCGCTGCTCTACCAGGGCAAGCAGAAGGTCGCCTACTGCGCCGACCTCGAGGAGCTGCTCGCCCTGCGGCGGACGATGACGGCGGCCGGCTACGCCGGCGGCCTCGTCGTCCAGGAGCGCATCCCCGGCGGCGACGAGCAGATGAGGGTGCTCACCACCTACTCCGACCGGGAGGGAAGCGTCCGCTGGGGACGGCTCGGCCACGTCCTGCTCGAGGACCACGACCCGGCCATGATCGGCAACCCGCTCGCTGTCGTGCACGGCACCAGCGGGACGGCGGTGGCCGAGGCGGCGCGGCTGATGGAGCACGTCGGGTGGACCGGATACGCCAACTTCGACATCAAGGTCGACCCGCGCGACGGGACGGAGTACTTCTTCGAGCTCAACCCGCGGCTCGGGCGCTCGCACGCCTACCTCACCGCCGCGGGACACCCGGTCGTCACGCCGCTGGTGCGGGAGTACGTCGAGGGGCGCGACCCCTTCGACGACGTCCGGACCGGCCCCGAGACCGACGACTGGCTCTACTCGATCGTGCCGGTGCCCCTCCTGCGCCGCTACGTCACCGACCCGTCGACGCGCGAGCGGCTGACGCGCATCCGCCGGTCCGGGCGGGTGCTGCGACCGCTGCGGTATGCCGTGGACGGCGGCCGGGAGCGCGTGCTCGCCCAGCTCAAGAACGACGTGCTCTACACCAAGAACTTCGCCACCCACTACCGTCGGCCGGTGACCTCGTGA
- a CDS encoding gluconokinase has product MTPPVPDPGPRPLHLVLMGVSGTGKSTIAAALRELLRWDFCEGDDLHPQSNIDKMSRGEALDDEDRWPWLEALVDWTAERERGDRDTILTCSALKRSYRDVLRRGGPGTYFVHLVGDDELLAGRMSVRERHFMPTSLLDSQLETLEHLEKDERGMIVDVVQDPESIARMIVAQVGAVGQRQRS; this is encoded by the coding sequence GTGACCCCTCCCGTGCCCGACCCCGGACCACGGCCCCTGCACCTCGTCCTGATGGGGGTGTCGGGCACCGGCAAGAGCACGATCGCCGCCGCCCTGCGGGAGCTGCTGCGATGGGACTTCTGCGAGGGCGACGACCTGCACCCGCAGTCCAACATCGACAAGATGAGCCGCGGCGAGGCGCTCGACGACGAGGACCGCTGGCCCTGGCTCGAGGCGCTCGTCGACTGGACCGCCGAGCGCGAGCGCGGTGACAGGGACACGATCCTGACCTGCTCGGCGCTGAAGCGCTCCTACCGCGACGTGCTCCGTCGTGGCGGGCCCGGCACCTACTTCGTCCACCTCGTCGGCGACGACGAGCTGCTCGCCGGACGGATGAGCGTGCGCGAGCGGCACTTCATGCCGACCTCGCTGCTCGACTCCCAGCTCGAGACGCTCGAGCACCTCGAGAAGGACGAGCGCGGGATGATCGTCGACGTCGTCCAGGACCCGGAGAGCATCGCCCGGATGATCGTCGCCCAGGTCGGCGCGGTCGGGCAGCGTCAGCGCAGCTAG
- a CDS encoding IMPACT family protein, producing the protein MDPAPHRPTSYRTVAAPVVASIEEKRSLFECWLRRAEDEPGARAVVEEARVTHWDARHHCSAFVLGPEGALVRSNDDGEPAGTAGTPMLEVLTGAGLTDVVAVVTRWFGGTLLGTGGLVRAYSDAVRAALAEARVLTRVRVGEVDVRVSHATAGRLEHDLRARGVAVPDVRYGEHVTLRVQVPVAERDELAGLLASLTSGEAELVAGSEAESWLDGPG; encoded by the coding sequence ATGGACCCCGCGCCCCACCGACCCACGTCCTACCGGACCGTCGCCGCGCCCGTGGTGGCGAGCATCGAGGAGAAGCGGTCGCTGTTCGAGTGCTGGCTGCGCCGTGCGGAGGACGAGCCGGGCGCCAGGGCCGTGGTCGAGGAGGCGCGGGTCACGCACTGGGACGCGCGGCACCACTGCTCGGCGTTCGTGCTGGGGCCGGAGGGTGCTCTCGTCCGCAGCAACGACGACGGCGAGCCGGCCGGGACCGCGGGTACCCCCATGCTCGAGGTGCTCACCGGTGCGGGCCTCACCGACGTCGTCGCGGTCGTCACGCGGTGGTTCGGCGGGACGTTGCTGGGCACGGGCGGACTGGTGCGGGCCTACTCCGACGCGGTCCGCGCCGCGCTCGCCGAGGCCCGGGTGCTCACGCGCGTGCGCGTGGGGGAGGTGGACGTCCGGGTGTCCCACGCCACGGCGGGCCGCCTCGAGCACGACCTCCGGGCGCGTGGTGTCGCGGTCCCCGACGTCCGGTACGGCGAGCACGTCACCCTGCGGGTCCAGGTGCCCGTGGCCGAGCGGGACGAGCTTGCCGGCCTGCTCGCCTCGCTCACGTCCGGGGAGGCCGAGCTGGTGGCGGGCAGCGAGGCGGAGAGCTGGCTGGACGGGCCGGGCTGA
- a CDS encoding aspartate/glutamate racemase family protein, with protein sequence MSPATQGGGAERPLLPGTWAGPVLGVLGGMGSAATVAFLDALVRATPARTDQEHIDSVVLNHATVPDRTARLNDPSQPDPTPYLLGDLQLLARLGADRAVILCNTAHAFLDEEDLPLPLLSIVEVGADAVMAVARASGGERPTVTVLATDGTLASRLYQDALERRGATVRVPGEADQPRVMSMIYDGVKADVPVPTEEFAALVDELGAGSDAVLLGCTELSVLFAQAATEDRPLPDRVVDAQSSLVARVVEDLGPQR encoded by the coding sequence GTGAGCCCGGCGACGCAGGGCGGGGGCGCGGAGCGGCCGCTGCTCCCCGGCACCTGGGCAGGGCCGGTGCTCGGCGTGCTGGGCGGGATGGGCTCGGCCGCGACCGTGGCCTTCCTCGACGCGCTGGTGCGGGCGACGCCGGCGCGCACCGACCAGGAGCACATCGACTCCGTGGTGCTCAACCACGCGACCGTCCCCGACCGGACGGCCCGGCTGAACGACCCCTCGCAGCCCGACCCCACGCCCTACCTGCTGGGCGACCTGCAGCTGCTGGCCCGGCTGGGCGCTGACCGTGCGGTGATCCTGTGCAACACCGCGCACGCCTTCCTCGACGAGGAGGACCTGCCGCTGCCGCTGCTGAGCATCGTCGAGGTCGGTGCCGACGCGGTGATGGCCGTGGCCCGGGCGAGCGGCGGCGAGCGGCCCACCGTCACGGTCCTGGCGACCGACGGCACGCTGGCGAGCCGGCTCTACCAGGACGCGCTGGAGCGGCGCGGCGCCACCGTGCGGGTGCCCGGGGAGGCCGACCAGCCGCGGGTGATGAGCATGATCTACGACGGGGTGAAGGCTGACGTGCCGGTGCCGACCGAGGAGTTCGCCGCGCTGGTGGACGAGCTGGGGGCCGGCTCCGACGCCGTGCTCCTCGGCTGCACCGAGCTGTCGGTGCTCTTCGCGCAGGCGGCGACCGAGGACCGCCCGCTGCCCGACCGGGTCGTGGACGCGCAGAGCTCGCTGGTCGCCAGGGTCGTGGAGGACCTCGGGCCGCAGCGCTGA